The nucleotide window GTTCGCGGATATTTTTAATTGCCTTATTTCAGATACCCTGCGCATGAAGATATACGATGCCTATAGGATGGCCATCGAAGCCGGGATCTCCAAGGACCCGCGCCCTCAGGCAGAGATTCAGAGGGCCCTGTCCAAGGCGAAGGAAGCGTATGACCGCCTTCCCGAGGACAGGAAGGATCTTTTCGATCCCGAGCGCCTCTGGAATCCATATGCCGATTCCCGTTTCTCCGTCATGGCCGAGGAAGCCTAGGATCTGGAGGCGGAGGCCATCATGTGGGGCATCGACATAGGGCCGGCGGAGATCCTGCTGGCCGACAGGCTCAGGGAGAAAGGGAGAACGATTTCTGCGGTGGCCGCCCACCATCCGATCGGGACCGCCCGCACATGTTTCCCGGAGGTCGTGAGTTTGCAGGCCGATCTCTACCACAACGCAGGGGTGCCGATAAACATCGCCGAATGCGTCATAGCGCCGAGGACCGAGGAGGTTCTGAGGGGTGTAATGGGATCCAACTACAACCAGGGGGCGGACGCGGCCAGGCTTCTCGGGATCCCTCTGTTCAACGTCCACTGCCCTGCTGACAACATGGTCCAGAGCTATCTGACCGATCTTTTCGGCAGAGTCAATCCTTACAGGTTATCAGACATCATCGACGCCCTTTACACGGAGCCGGAATACCGCGATGCAGCGAGGTTCAACTCTCCTCCGAAGATAATGGTAGGCAATCCGGATTCCCGCTGCGGGAAGGTGATCTGCAAGATGAACGGCGGGACCTCGTCCCCCAAGGAGATCTATGAGAAGCTGGCTTGGGCGGGCGTCGGAACCGTAATCGGAATGCATTTTCCGGACAGCCATCTCGAAGAGGCCAGAAAGTTCGGCGTGAATCTGGTCATATCCGGGCACATGTCCTCGGATTCTTTGGGCGTCAATCTCATATGCGATATCTGGGAAAGAGAGGGGATAGAGATCATCCCCTGCTCAGGATTCACGCGCCACAGCAGGAATTGAGATGTTCGAGAGAGGCTCCCGCATAATCCGCGACCCCAAGGTCTTCGATTACGACTACGTACCTCCGAAGCTGATCGGCAGGGATGAGCAGCTGAGCACGATGGAGCTCCTCTTCCGCCCTCTTGCGGAATACGGAAGGTCCTGCACCGCCGTTCTCATGGGTCCGGTCGGAACCGGAAAGACCGCAGCCGCGAAATGCTTCTGCAGGGACCTGGCCGAGCACTGCGCCAAAAAAGGCTCGCCCATAGAGGCGATCTTCGTCAACTGCAGGGCGAGAAACTCCGAGGCGGCCGTGCTCCTCCAGATGGTCCAGCATTTCGACAGAGGGTTCCCGGACAGGGGTTTCTCGCCCGACCAGATGTGGAGGGCGCTCAGGCAGCAGATATCGGGTGAAGGGAAGGATATAGTCATAGTTCTGGACGAGGTCGATGTTCTCCTGAAGAAAAGCTCGATGGATCTGGTGTATCAGATATCGCGCTTTACGGAAGGCGGTCCGGACATAGGCCGCTCCGTATCGCTGGTCATGATCTCCCAGGAGCCGCTGTTCGATCTCTTGGACGAGGCTTCATTCTCCTCTTTCCGCAGGACGAACTCTGTCATCTTCGACAGATATGACATGCCGGAGCTGAGGGAAATAGTCCTCCAGAGAGCCAACGCCGGGATATTGCCCGGAAGGATAGGGGACGAGCCGATCGACATGATCGCTGAATCCGCCTCCGAATACGGCGACGCCAGGATGGCGATAGAGCTTCTGGACAGGGCCGCTAATATGGCCGAGGGAGAGGGAGCCGACGAGATCGATGCGGAGCATGTGCGCGGAGCGAAGGCCATGATATACAGCACAGTGTCCGAATCCAAGCTCAAAACATTGGACAGGAGCAGGATGCTGGCTCTGCTGGCCGTTTCCAGGGCGATAAGAAAGCAGACGTCGATAAGCATCACGGCCGCGGAGAAGACTTACGCCGTTGTCTGCGAGGAATACGGGGAGACCCCGAGGAAGCACACCCAATTCTGGACCTACATCCAAGACATTGAGAAGCTGGGCGTCATCAAGACGGCGGTCGTGAACGAGGCCAGCGGCAGGACCACGAGGATATCCCTCCCGGGAATCCCGTCTAAGGTCCTGGCCGAGAAGGTCGAAACCTTGATCGAGAAGGCTTCCGAATGAGATGCGACATCTGCGGAGAGGACGCGGTCACCTTCATCAGATACAACGGCACGCACCTCTGCGGCAGGCACTTCATGCGCTATGTCGACAGAAGGGTGAAGAAAGAGATCAGGAAGCAGATCCACGTCTACTCGGGCGACAAGATAGCCGTGGCCGTCTCAGGCGGCAAAGACAGCATGCTGGCTCTGTCGATGGTATCGTCTGTTTTCGGCCCCAGGAATGGGATAGAAGTTCATGCGATAACAATCGACGAGGGGATAGAGGGATACCGTCCGCCGAGCGTGGACATAGTCCGCAGGTATTGCGAATCCAACGGGATAGCTTTCCATCTCAGGTCTTTCACGGAGTTGGGGGTGACCATGGACGGGATCGCGCCGCTGTCCGAAGAGAGCAGTCCATGCACTTATTGC belongs to Candidatus Methanomethylophilaceae archaeon and includes:
- a CDS encoding AAA family ATPase; this translates as MFERGSRIIRDPKVFDYDYVPPKLIGRDEQLSTMELLFRPLAEYGRSCTAVLMGPVGTGKTAAAKCFCRDLAEHCAKKGSPIEAIFVNCRARNSEAAVLLQMVQHFDRGFPDRGFSPDQMWRALRQQISGEGKDIVIVLDEVDVLLKKSSMDLVYQISRFTEGGPDIGRSVSLVMISQEPLFDLLDEASFSSFRRTNSVIFDRYDMPELREIVLQRANAGILPGRIGDEPIDMIAESASEYGDARMAIELLDRAANMAEGEGADEIDAEHVRGAKAMIYSTVSESKLKTLDRSRMLALLAVSRAIRKQTSISITAAEKTYAVVCEEYGETPRKHTQFWTYIQDIEKLGVIKTAVVNEASGRTTRISLPGIPSKVLAEKVETLIEKASE